CTCATAGGTTTGTGCTACCAACGGCGGCGTTGTTGTCCCTTTGGGGATTTGGCCTAGGCGAAAACCTGAAAAACAGGTTTTAATTTCATGCCAAAGTTCATCTTGGCTCTCATCCAAGCTACCTTTGATAAATGCACTTTGTAGCCCATCTAATAAATCATAGCGTCCTGTCCCTGCATGCCCACGAAAGGCCGCTAAGCGAATGCTTTGTTCCGCAGCTAGTTTTACCGATAAAAAACCTGGTGCCGCATCAAATTGCTTTTCGCGCAAAATAGTCGCAACCTTTGCCAGATACGCAACGCCTAATTCATTTCGATATGCTTGAGTCGGCCGCATGAGGCCATTTTCATGGTCTTGGCGTTGCTGCAATAGCGTTTCCCATACCTTTTGGTAAAACGCAGGTGATGGCATACCTGAGGCATAGCCGTTTAATGCATCGAGCTTATCGTCACTGTAGCGGATCAGCCATGCGTTATCGTTTTCAGCCGTTTTTTGTAGTTTTATAAACTGTTTTTGCGCTGTCGCGGTTAATGCAAATTTTGCCGAAATGCATTCAGACAAGCCTTCAATTAACGCTAAGGTATGGAACCCACCTGTTACAACAACAATTTTGGCATTTGGTTGTTGTGCTTTAATGGTTTGGATGTGCGCCTGCATATGGGCTTCACGCTGTGTTGAGCCTTCAGATTCAAGGACTTTAGGCTCATAATCTAAACGTGCTAACCCGCACCAGATGAAACTGTCTTTAAAAAATGTTGACCAATCAATGAGCTGCTCAAGCGTGCGTAATTCAAATAGTTGCTCCCAAAGCTCATCATGGTCACGGCAACCACTCTTTTTTGCTAATTGCGCAATAAACAAGCTGTGCGCTAAATAACGCTCTTTTTGCAAGCTTTGGTTTTGCCCAACATCCGCCTCATCAATATTAACCTGCGCAGCCCATGGCAAATCAATAAACTGTAATTGGGCTTTATGCAATGAACCTTGCTTGAGTGCTTGCCATTCAGGGGAATATTCACAAAATGGAAAATAAGCCGATCGAGTGACGCTGTCACTTTCACCATTCAATGATTCAGCTTTAATTTCCGTTTGTGCCATAATCGCGACGGGAGGCTGTGTATCTTGATGCAGTAGCCCCGCAATTAACCCATTAAAACTATCAGGCCCTTCAATCAATACATAATCAGGATTAATTTGTTCGATTAACGAAAGCGTCCCGTAGGCGCAAGCTGGGCTGTGATGGCGAACAGGGGCAAAATAAATGTTTTCTGATTCAAGCTGTTGCCAGCTAACCAATGCTTTTTCAAGCCGTTCTGGTAAAGGTATGGAAGGCAAACTCACCGTGATATTCCCTGATTGATAAAAATGGGCGAAGCCGAAAGCCTCGCCATTGCACTACACACCATCGAGCCTATTGCCAGAACTGGCGAGAAGCGTCAAAAAACGCTTTCCACTCTGGGCTCTGTTTGGCTCTTTCTCGTGCGACATTATCAATGTAATAACGCATCCGCTTGATATCATCCGCATTATCTTTGAGTACAACGCCAATTAACTGGCGAGCAACCGCACCTGCACTCAATGTTCCGTCACCCAAATAATGCGCTTCTAATGCACACGCATAAGCGATATTCACCGCTTCTGCCGTCGACATCACTGCATCGGGGGTTTTGATATTGCCGCCGTCTTTGGTATTACCTGAACGTAACTCTTGGAATGTCGTCACTAATAATTCAATCACATTCGCAGGCACCGTTACCAAGCCATTCAGCTCACCTAATTCGTTAGTCAGCTGTTTATTGATTAGCTCGATTTCAAAGGCAGGGTCTTGGATCGGCCTAACTGTTTCAAAGTTAAAGCGGCGTTTTAATGCTGACGACATTTCATGAACGCCACGGTCACGTAAGTTGGCTGTGCCGATTAAGTTAAAACCTTGCTTGGCGCTGATCCTCGCATTGTCTTTCATTTCAGGGATCATCATCTGTTTTTCAGACATTAAGCTGACCAGCACATCCTGTATTTCTGGTGGGCAGCGGGTTATCTCTTCAAAACGCACAATTTTCCCTTCCATCATGCCTTGGTAAAGTGGCGAGCTCACTAATGCTTTTTCCGTTGGCCCTTCTGCCAATAACAACGCATAGTTCCATGAATATTTAATATGGTCCTCAGTTGTTCCCGCAGTTCCTTGAATGGTTAAGCCCGAGTCCCCACTAATTGCAGCGGCTAATAATTCAGATAGCATCGATTTGGCTGTCCCAGGTTCACCGACTAACATCAGACCCTGTTTACCTAACAGGGTCACTATTGCACGGTCAACTAAGGCATCATCACCAAAAAACTTCGGCGTAATACCCAATGCTTCATCACCTAAGATAAACTGGCGAACAGCGCGTGGTGAACGCAACCAGCCTTGTGGTTTTGGGTTATGGCTATCGGCTTGAGTGAGCTTTTCTAGTTCATCAGCAAAGCGAATTTCTGCGCTTTCGCGCAGAACATGCCCATTTTTTGTTTCTTTGTTACTCATTGAGTTGTCCTATTTACCCCTAATTACCAAGGCGTTTTCTTTTCCCACTCAGGGTCAAATCCCGCACACGCGTCAGCTACTTTTAAGTAGTCTGCATAGCTTTCAGCTAATAAAATTGGCGGGATATCTTTTAGCTCTATGTAATTGCGGTTCCACGAACTTTGCTGCCCGCTTTCGAAGCTTAAGGAGTACAAGACCGCAGGAATATTTTCTTCTGGCACATAGCTTCCGCTGAACTCAATGTAAACGTAGAAACCTAGGCTAGCATAGTGTTTGGAGTAATGCATAAAGCTACCGCCATCCTCAGCTTGGCCACGCTGATAACCCATTTTGGTAAGTACCCCACGTAACGTATAGGTATCTGTTAACCAACCTTTACGGTCTTCAATTTCAGTGAGTGCAAGGTCTAACTCAGGGATTTTATGCTCCATTTGCGAGAACAAAAATTTCACTTTGTAATCTTTAAAATGGGCTATCCAACCTTTTCTTTCTTCTTCAGAAACCAACGCAGCATGGGCCAATTTAATTGATGACCCTGCGCTTAGCTCGATTTCATCATCTTCAAGGTTCAGCAAACTGCCATCATCAGAAGGACGGAATACATTGATAACCTTATCATTATCAACTTCCATCCAGACCAGTCTTTCAATCAAACCACGCATAATTGGGTGAGCTTGAATATATTCTTGCCAGTCTTGAGTCGTCCACAAACGTTCTGCACACATCGCTTCGTATAAGCGTGCAGTTTGTAAGTCAATCACTTGCTTAAGTTCTTTCTTACTGGAACTCAATAATTTTTTCGATTCTTTAATCAGCTCTTCATTATCCGTTTTACGTGCTGCGGGTAATGCTTTGATTTCTTTACCTTCTGGGTTAAACAACACCAGTTTTTGCTGGGCGTCCAGCTTAGCAGTAAAGGTTCTGTCACCATACTCAAGGGCAAGTACCCCCGATTCATCCATGCCTGCCGTCGGAATTGTTCGGTCAGCAAGTTCATCGGCGCTCCAGCCATTACGCTCAGCAATTTGAGCCACTAAACCACGGGCCTTTTCTTGCACGGATGCGGTACGGTAACGGCGTGATAGCGAGAGCAACAACTGAATAATTAACGGGTCATTGCTAGTTGCAACTGCATCAATCATGGCTTCAATTTGCGCACGGCGCTGATAATGATCACGCATATAATTACGTAACGCAGTGACTGCAATGTGCCCTTCAATACCACAAATAAGCGCTAACATGCCTTTATCCGTAATCGCTGAACCTAAATAACGACGAAGCACTTCATTTTTAATATCATTGATGCACTGCTCAAGGGTGTAGTTTTCATATTGACTGTAATATTCTGGCCAACGTTTCACCCAATCTTGGTAGTTGGTTAAACGCTGTGGCGCATCACGTTCTGCTTCTGCCATCGCCATTTCGAGTGATGGGCCCGCAGTATCTTGGGCAATAAAGCTATTTAGAATAAAGCTGCCAAGCTTGCGCTGGCTATCCACAGACAACAAACTGATATAACGCTGTAATAAACCGTTCCCTGCGGGCATTTTTAATTTCACCGCTAAAATAACCCACCAGCGAATAATATCCCCATCCACGGGCTTATTATTTTGCCAAGTCAGTGCTGGTAATGTGTCTAAATTAAACCAAGACATACTCGCAGGGGCTTTACCTTTAAGCCCTTTTTGTGCTTCCGCTAATAAGACTTTTGGCGATAAATAACTGGAAATATCTTCGCCAAATTGCTCTAACGCCGTTAATAATGCAGCGCGCACAATTTCACGTTTTTCTTTTTTCAATAACGCATACAGTGGCTTTAAAGAATCTGGGTGTTTTAGACGCGCCAACCACTCAATGGCTGTAACACGAATTTCTTGTTTACCTGAATCTAACCCTTCTGCGGCATTAATATGAATATTAGGCAATGTTTCAAGTAATTGTTGTGCACTTAAGCGATCCGTTTTACTTTCACCCAATGCTAATTCCATAATACGTGGAATAAAACGAGCAGGAATGGTTGGTAACATCGCCAATACTTCGATACCACTTGAGGCATCATATTCTTGGTAATAACGCTGTTTTGCTTGTTGCGGAATTAACCCTAATGCCTCTGCAATAAAATCAGGATATTGCGTAAAGAATGGCCATACTTGCTCAGGCTGATTAAACAGTTTTAAACCGTCATTGTATGAACGCAAGCAGAAATCGGCGATTAAGCGGTTCGCTTGTTGGTAATGGCAATGGGTTAAAACTTGTTCTAATTGGCGTAATTCAATTTGGCCAATAATACGCGGTGGCACTTCACGGGTCAGGTAATAATGGGAGAAATGATCCATTCCTGTACGGTTATGGCTTATCAGACGTAATGCATGAAATAGCGTAAATTCAGGGAGGTTATTAATACACTCTTTGAATTTCACCACGCTGTATTCGTGGTCGGTGATAACCTCTTTACCTGAATTCAGTTTATCAATAATTTTTGCACAGGTTTTCGCATCCAGCTTTTGGAACTCTTTATAATGGCGCTGTGCCCAATTGTATGTATGCTTCTGCTTTTTATTCTCTTCAATTTCATTTTTTGCATTTTCTTTGGCTTTTTGCAGCATTTCATTGAAATTACTGATTAAAATATCTTTTGCACTTTCAGGTAAAGGCGTATCTTCCAACTCAACAAGCGCTGGCAGTGCAGTTTCTTCAATTTCACTCGCCGTATCCATCACCGAAAAACGTGAAATGGCACTTTCGATACTTTTTAGTACCGTTTTGTTAGTTTCCGTTTGTAAAGCAGCCTCGAGAACTTCCCTATCTTTACCAATCCGCGCAAATAAATCCGCAGCTTGCGTACGCTGTTTTGGCGTTCCTTCAGTCAATACTTTGGTCAAATAGGTTTTGACTGATTCATCAGGCAGAATAGATAAAATGGGTTCTGCTGCACTGCGTACCGTTTTTAATGAGCTGGTTGCAAAGGTTACTAAGCAATCCGCAAACGTCGAATAGAGTGCTTCATCTTTTTTCAGGGAATTAATTAGCTGCACTTGCCCAGCGGCAGACAAATTACCAATCAATATCTGCTTAATAAAATCTTGCTGCGCAATTAAATACTCTTTAAACCCAGGGAGAACAAATAAGCGATTTAAGTTCTCATAGTGGTAATCAGACAAATGCTGTCTATCAAAAATAACATATAAAACTGAATTAGCTGGCTTATCGGTTTCTTTACCAATAATCTCAGCTAGCAATTCCATATTCCAATGCTTACGATGTTCTAATTTTTCATCACGAGAATTATCGAAAGTTTTGGAAAATACATCGCCAACTAAATAACTGACCCACGACGGTAACTCTGAGGTCAGCACTTTAATATTAATATCTTGGCATGCAGCTGCTAAAACTTTGCCAAAACGCGCAACTTGCTCTGCGCTCACTCCATCACCGACTTTGGAATAAAGTTTATGGCGTGCATTAATCCCTTGGCGGATCACTTTATTATATTGGCCCGTATTAAAATTATTACCGCCCCACCACCAATCCACAGTGCCCGGTTTATCTAATAAAATAACCGCTTTTTCGGTGTCTAATTGGCTTAACTTGACCAATACTTCTGGCGATGTTCCTTCCAGTACATATTCAACCACCATTTTGGGCAATGAATCATCCAAGACGGATAACGGTAAAACAGCTTCTTGAACATACTGTTCAGCCACTTTACTGCTTTTTTTCCCAAAAATAGAAAGTATATCAAACGTAAACTTCGCCATGTCACATCCCTAAAAGTTTTTATATAACAAATTCTTACCATTTTATTTTTATCGTCACAATTCGATTATTCTTAATCATTTTTATTTAAGATAACTCCCTTTAATTATGTATAACTTTTAATTTCATTCATTCCAATTTTTACAATTTCTTTCACTGAAAAATTCGCTTTTATTAAATAAATACGTGGGAAATTACAAAGAAAAAATATTAGTGTTCAACATCACAGCTAACAATCCACAAAACCTTAACTGCAAATTGTTCTGCATTTTTTCTCATATTCCCCCCAATATATTGATGTTTTTTTCTTCAAAAACAGATTGACTATACATATAGTATAATATTAGACTAAAAATCTAATAAATGCGTTTTTGTAAAATTAGAGGTTGCTATGAGCCAATCAATTCAATATATCAATGCCCCTACACTGATCCCGCCACGAGGCCACTATTCTCATTGTGTTAACGCTAATGGATTTGTGTTTATTTCGGGTCAATTACCCGTCAATGCTTCAGGGCAAGCAATCACTGACGCCCCCTTTAACGTTCAGGCTGAATTAGTATTAAAAAACCTTGATGCTTGCTTGTCAGCCGCCAATCTGACAAAAGCAAACTTAGTTCAAGTGCGTGTTTATATAGCAGATATGAATGATTGGCAGGAATTTAATCAAATTTATGCAGCATGGATAGGCGATTTTCGCCCTGCTCGCGCTGTTGCAGGTGTTTCAGAGCTTCATTTTAATGCCGCGCTCGAAATTGAAGCAACTGCGGTTTT
The window above is part of the Providencia sp. R33 genome. Proteins encoded here:
- a CDS encoding RidA family protein; this translates as MSQSIQYINAPTLIPPRGHYSHCVNANGFVFISGQLPVNASGQAITDAPFNVQAELVLKNLDACLSAANLTKANLVQVRVYIADMNDWQEFNQIYAAWIGDFRPARAVAGVSELHFNAALEIEATAVLG
- a CDS encoding DUF5682 family protein, translating into MSLPSIPLPERLEKALVSWQQLESENIYFAPVRHHSPACAYGTLSLIEQINPDYVLIEGPDSFNGLIAGLLHQDTQPPVAIMAQTEIKAESLNGESDSVTRSAYFPFCEYSPEWQALKQGSLHKAQLQFIDLPWAAQVNIDEADVGQNQSLQKERYLAHSLFIAQLAKKSGCRDHDELWEQLFELRTLEQLIDWSTFFKDSFIWCGLARLDYEPKVLESEGSTQREAHMQAHIQTIKAQQPNAKIVVVTGGFHTLALIEGLSECISAKFALTATAQKQFIKLQKTAENDNAWLIRYSDDKLDALNGYASGMPSPAFYQKVWETLLQQRQDHENGLMRPTQAYRNELGVAYLAKVATILREKQFDAAPGFLSVKLAAEQSIRLAAFRGHAGTGRYDLLDGLQSAFIKGSLDESQDELWHEIKTCFSGFRLGQIPKGTTTPPLVAQTYEMAKAFRFKLDDTLSKISRLDVYRNKQHRLRSRFLHLLAFLDIHFAKHLSGPNFMSGNQMDVLFEEWQYAWTPNVEGELIALSEKGTQLKGIALNRLFEMEKSLEQQGVSRSSQSAVTLLMQAALIGLHQRIPALFSLLDNYIQQDAKFESLVACGHKLVHLWRGRQFFDIEENFAIEVRLDTLLQQVFYCFEQITLGDEQQQEMHFNALLSCRELITFMPEINKAHDYSNDFYHQLSRCEGKLNHVPLLKGAVDALRYLGAKTDENTLVNEIQKAFSAGSDPEIAIGYFIGVMRAAPELILRIPLLIELLNDLLSEWDERRFIQVLPDLRFAFSQLTPKQNAQMAQHVAQNLSIEAQDLTLHQTEFNEKQMLQALQLEQRLQNQLTELGLQSWFTHTSEAK
- a CDS encoding DUF4132 domain-containing protein, coding for MAKFTFDILSIFGKKSSKVAEQYVQEAVLPLSVLDDSLPKMVVEYVLEGTSPEVLVKLSQLDTEKAVILLDKPGTVDWWWGGNNFNTGQYNKVIRQGINARHKLYSKVGDGVSAEQVARFGKVLAAACQDINIKVLTSELPSWVSYLVGDVFSKTFDNSRDEKLEHRKHWNMELLAEIIGKETDKPANSVLYVIFDRQHLSDYHYENLNRLFVLPGFKEYLIAQQDFIKQILIGNLSAAGQVQLINSLKKDEALYSTFADCLVTFATSSLKTVRSAAEPILSILPDESVKTYLTKVLTEGTPKQRTQAADLFARIGKDREVLEAALQTETNKTVLKSIESAISRFSVMDTASEIEETALPALVELEDTPLPESAKDILISNFNEMLQKAKENAKNEIEENKKQKHTYNWAQRHYKEFQKLDAKTCAKIIDKLNSGKEVITDHEYSVVKFKECINNLPEFTLFHALRLISHNRTGMDHFSHYYLTREVPPRIIGQIELRQLEQVLTHCHYQQANRLIADFCLRSYNDGLKLFNQPEQVWPFFTQYPDFIAEALGLIPQQAKQRYYQEYDASSGIEVLAMLPTIPARFIPRIMELALGESKTDRLSAQQLLETLPNIHINAAEGLDSGKQEIRVTAIEWLARLKHPDSLKPLYALLKKEKREIVRAALLTALEQFGEDISSYLSPKVLLAEAQKGLKGKAPASMSWFNLDTLPALTWQNNKPVDGDIIRWWVILAVKLKMPAGNGLLQRYISLLSVDSQRKLGSFILNSFIAQDTAGPSLEMAMAEAERDAPQRLTNYQDWVKRWPEYYSQYENYTLEQCINDIKNEVLRRYLGSAITDKGMLALICGIEGHIAVTALRNYMRDHYQRRAQIEAMIDAVATSNDPLIIQLLLSLSRRYRTASVQEKARGLVAQIAERNGWSADELADRTIPTAGMDESGVLALEYGDRTFTAKLDAQQKLVLFNPEGKEIKALPAARKTDNEELIKESKKLLSSSKKELKQVIDLQTARLYEAMCAERLWTTQDWQEYIQAHPIMRGLIERLVWMEVDNDKVINVFRPSDDGSLLNLEDDEIELSAGSSIKLAHAALVSEEERKGWIAHFKDYKVKFLFSQMEHKIPELDLALTEIEDRKGWLTDTYTLRGVLTKMGYQRGQAEDGGSFMHYSKHYASLGFYVYIEFSGSYVPEENIPAVLYSLSFESGQQSSWNRNYIELKDIPPILLAESYADYLKVADACAGFDPEWEKKTPW
- a CDS encoding ATP-binding protein: MSNKETKNGHVLRESAEIRFADELEKLTQADSHNPKPQGWLRSPRAVRQFILGDEALGITPKFFGDDALVDRAIVTLLGKQGLMLVGEPGTAKSMLSELLAAAISGDSGLTIQGTAGTTEDHIKYSWNYALLLAEGPTEKALVSSPLYQGMMEGKIVRFEEITRCPPEIQDVLVSLMSEKQMMIPEMKDNARISAKQGFNLIGTANLRDRGVHEMSSALKRRFNFETVRPIQDPAFEIELINKQLTNELGELNGLVTVPANVIELLVTTFQELRSGNTKDGGNIKTPDAVMSTAEAVNIAYACALEAHYLGDGTLSAGAVARQLIGVVLKDNADDIKRMRYYIDNVARERAKQSPEWKAFFDASRQFWQ